Proteins co-encoded in one Acidovorax sp. 69 genomic window:
- a CDS encoding helix-turn-helix domain-containing protein — MSAQQPLPSTLFTTDQQVGAARFEAWRSSISVVFDVAPLAPERMGAFQATVRATHLGNLLVGDLNFAGQQFMRSQPRVVRDGLDHYLVQWYRTGGFVGQRDGSMDIEVRPGDIVILDLGRTLRTFARRSRVMTLIVPRELIHEAMGVRDSDLHGTVLRADSALGGLLSDHLLSLQHRLPGVALEDAPAVARASVQMLAACVLPRAPTLHGAQSAIEGVTLQRIQRHINRYLGADLSADVLCQTFGLSRSALYRLFEPLGGVAHHVQQRRLLQAYRVLANPTNRRLRVADVAARVGFTSNAHFSRAFRAAFDMAPSEVRVPAPAGGADHTALAQGSSVEYAAWVRGLQGTSGIA; from the coding sequence ATGTCCGCACAGCAGCCCTTGCCATCCACCTTGTTTACCACCGACCAGCAGGTCGGTGCGGCGCGCTTTGAAGCGTGGCGCAGCAGCATTTCGGTGGTGTTTGACGTAGCTCCGCTTGCGCCGGAGCGGATGGGCGCCTTCCAGGCCACGGTACGGGCGACGCATCTGGGGAACCTGCTGGTGGGCGACCTGAATTTTGCAGGGCAGCAATTCATGCGCTCACAACCTCGGGTGGTGCGCGATGGGCTCGACCACTACCTGGTGCAGTGGTACCGCACGGGCGGTTTTGTCGGGCAGCGCGACGGCAGCATGGACATCGAGGTGCGTCCCGGTGATATCGTCATCCTGGACCTCGGCCGCACCCTGCGCACGTTTGCGCGGCGCTCTCGCGTGATGACTCTCATCGTGCCGCGTGAGCTGATTCACGAGGCCATGGGGGTTCGGGACTCGGACCTGCATGGCACGGTGCTGCGTGCCGATTCGGCACTGGGGGGGTTGCTGAGTGACCATCTGCTATCGCTGCAGCACCGCTTACCGGGCGTCGCGCTCGAAGACGCGCCTGCGGTGGCCCGCGCCAGTGTGCAGATGTTGGCGGCCTGCGTGTTGCCCCGCGCGCCGACTCTGCATGGTGCCCAGAGCGCCATTGAAGGCGTCACACTGCAGCGCATACAGCGCCATATCAACCGCTACCTGGGAGCGGACCTGAGTGCCGATGTGTTGTGCCAGACCTTTGGTCTTTCGCGCAGCGCACTGTACCGGCTGTTTGAGCCCTTGGGCGGCGTGGCCCACCATGTGCAACAGCGGCGGCTGCTGCAGGCCTACCGTGTATTGGCCAATCCGACCAACCGCCGCCTGCGGGTGGCCGACGTGGCGGCGCGGGTGGGTTTCACCAGCAATGCCCATTTCAGTCGCGCATTTCGCGCCGCATTTGACATGGCGCCCTCGGAGGTGCGCGTTCCGGCCCCTGCAGGGGGGGCCGATCACACCGCGCTGGCCCAGGGCAGCTCTGTCGAATACGCCGCTTGGGTCCGGGGCCTGCAGGGCACATCTGGTATCGCCTGA
- the ompR gene encoding two-component system response regulator OmpR: MTDTLAKILVADDEPDLRALLQRYLSDQGYTVRTVDGAGPLDALLARERFDVLVLDVMMPGEDGLSICRRLRAQGETIPILMLTARGDPVDRIIGLEMGADDYLPKPFNPRELLARVQAMVRRQRMLGAHTGPRQAGGRTTFGAFTLWLDERRLTRGHGPHGQGEQDVPLTTGEFALLQALAQQPHRPLGRDRLMALAYGPDHAATDRSIDVQVMRLRKLIEADPAQPRHIRTVWGVGYVFVPDDSAPGGGHPP, encoded by the coding sequence ATGACTGACACCCTCGCCAAGATCCTGGTCGCCGATGACGAGCCTGACCTGCGCGCGCTGCTGCAGCGCTACCTGAGCGACCAGGGCTACACCGTGCGCACGGTCGATGGCGCAGGCCCCTTGGACGCACTGCTCGCGCGCGAGCGCTTTGACGTGCTGGTGCTCGATGTGATGATGCCGGGCGAAGACGGCCTGTCGATTTGCCGGCGCCTGCGTGCGCAGGGCGAGACCATTCCCATCCTGATGCTCACCGCACGCGGCGACCCGGTGGACCGCATCATTGGCTTGGAGATGGGCGCCGACGACTACCTGCCCAAGCCCTTCAACCCACGCGAACTGCTGGCGCGCGTGCAGGCCATGGTGCGGCGCCAGCGCATGTTGGGCGCCCACACCGGGCCGCGCCAGGCGGGTGGGCGCACAACATTTGGCGCCTTCACACTGTGGCTGGACGAGCGCCGCCTCACTCGGGGCCATGGCCCGCATGGGCAGGGCGAGCAGGACGTGCCCCTCACCACCGGCGAGTTCGCACTGCTGCAAGCGCTGGCCCAACAACCGCACCGCCCGCTGGGCCGCGACCGGCTGATGGCACTGGCCTACGGGCCTGACCACGCAGCCACCGACCGCAGCATCGACGTGCAGGTGATGCGCCTGCGCAAGCTCATCGAGGCCGACCCCGCCCAGCCGCGCCACATCCGCACCGTATGGGGCGTGGGCTATGTGTTTGTGCCCGATGACTCCGCGCCGGGCGGCGGCCACCCGCCATGA
- the uvrA gene encoding excinuclease ABC subunit UvrA, which yields MTLPPVADDRSAQADDGIYLARALREQRISIRGARTHNLKNIDLDIPRNQLVVITGLSGSGKSSLAFDTLYAEGQRRYVESLSAYARQFLGRLDKPDVDLIEGLSPAISIEQKATSHNPRSTVGTVTEIHDYLRLLYARAGTPYCPDHGLPLAAQTVSQMVDAVLALPEDTKLMLLAPVAREKKGEFTELFAQMQALGYIRFRVDGQIYEHENLPALKKTEKHNIDVVIDRIKVRADLQQRLAESIEAVLRVGGHEGNGRVLALEMDTGQEHLFSSKFSCPVCSYSLPELEPRLFSFNSPMGACPACDGIGQRDVFDPARVVAFPTLSLASGAIKGWDRRNGYYFAMLESLAKHYAFDIDAPFESLPASVQHAILHGSGDEEIAFSYIMDSGASKGKVHTKKHPFEGIIPNMARRYRETDSVVVREDLARFRSTQPCPECHGTRLRREARHVRLGEGEQARAIYEVSHATLNTAHAWFNDLKLTGAKAEIADKVVREIATRLQFLNDVGLSYLSLDRSAETLSGGEAQRIRLASQIGSGLTGVMYVLDEPSIGLHQRDNDRLIATLKHLRDIGNSVIVVEHDEDMMRAADHVIDMGPGAGVHGGRVMAQGTYDEVRNNAQSLTGQYLSGTRTIAVPTRRTPWLPVLDQPAPVVEAKAKSRFPQTEASKRRAERMAEHHARQGAVQALRVVGATGNNLKGVTVDFPVGLLTCVTGVSGSGKSTLVNDTLYTAVARQLYRAHEEPAEHEEIVGIEYFDKVINVDQSPIGRTPRSNPATYTGLFTPIRELMAEVNTAKERGYGPGRFSFNVSQSAGGGRCEACQGDGVVKVEMHFLPDVYVPCDICHGQRYNRETLEVLWKGKNIAQILELTVEDAAAYFKDVPTIARKLQTLLDVGLSYIRLGQAATTLSGGEAQRVKLAQELSKRDTGRTLYILDEPTTGLHFADIDLLLKVLHQLRDAGNTIVIIEHNLDVIKTADWLIDMGPEGGAGGGTVVGVGTPEELAANPASHTGRYLAPYLRAQFD from the coding sequence GTGACCCTCCCCCCAGTTGCCGACGACCGATCTGCCCAAGCTGATGATGGCATCTACCTCGCCCGCGCCCTGCGCGAGCAACGCATCAGCATCCGGGGCGCGCGCACGCACAACCTCAAGAACATCGACCTGGACATTCCGCGCAACCAGTTGGTGGTGATCACGGGGTTGTCGGGCTCGGGCAAATCCAGCCTGGCGTTCGACACGCTGTATGCCGAGGGGCAACGGCGCTATGTGGAGAGCCTGTCGGCCTATGCACGGCAGTTCCTGGGCCGCCTGGACAAGCCCGATGTCGACCTGATCGAAGGCCTGTCGCCCGCCATCAGCATTGAGCAAAAAGCCACCAGCCACAACCCGCGCTCCACCGTGGGCACGGTGACCGAGATCCACGACTACCTGCGCCTGTTGTACGCCCGTGCGGGCACGCCGTATTGCCCCGACCATGGCCTGCCGCTGGCCGCGCAGACGGTGAGCCAGATGGTGGACGCCGTGCTGGCCCTGCCCGAAGACACCAAGCTCATGCTGCTGGCGCCCGTGGCGCGCGAGAAAAAGGGCGAGTTCACCGAGTTGTTTGCGCAGATGCAGGCGCTGGGCTACATCCGCTTTCGGGTCGATGGCCAGATCTATGAACACGAGAACCTGCCCGCGCTCAAGAAGACCGAGAAGCACAACATCGACGTGGTGATCGACCGCATCAAGGTGCGGGCCGACCTGCAGCAGCGCCTGGCCGAGAGCATCGAGGCGGTGCTGCGTGTGGGTGGGCACGAGGGCAATGGGCGCGTGCTGGCGCTGGAGATGGACACGGGGCAAGAACACCTGTTCAGCAGCAAGTTCTCGTGCCCGGTCTGCAGCTATTCGCTGCCCGAGCTGGAGCCGCGCCTGTTCTCGTTCAACTCGCCCATGGGCGCGTGCCCGGCGTGTGACGGCATTGGTCAGCGCGACGTGTTTGATCCGGCGCGCGTGGTGGCCTTCCCCACGCTGAGCCTGGCCAGCGGCGCCATCAAGGGCTGGGACCGGCGCAACGGCTACTACTTTGCGATGCTGGAGAGCCTGGCCAAACACTATGCGTTTGACATCGACGCGCCGTTCGAATCATTGCCCGCGTCGGTTCAGCACGCCATCCTGCACGGTTCGGGCGACGAAGAAATTGCCTTCAGCTACATCATGGACAGCGGTGCCTCCAAGGGCAAGGTGCACACCAAAAAGCACCCGTTCGAAGGCATCATTCCCAACATGGCCCGCCGCTACCGCGAGACCGACTCGGTGGTGGTACGCGAGGACCTGGCGCGCTTTCGCAGCACCCAGCCCTGCCCCGAATGCCACGGCACCCGCCTGCGCCGTGAAGCCCGCCATGTGCGACTGGGCGAGGGCGAGCAGGCCCGCGCCATCTACGAGGTGAGCCACGCCACGCTGAACACCGCCCACGCCTGGTTCAACGACCTGAAGCTGACCGGCGCCAAGGCCGAGATCGCCGACAAGGTGGTGCGCGAGATCGCCACGCGCCTGCAGTTCCTGAACGACGTGGGCCTGAGCTACCTGAGCCTGGACCGCAGCGCCGAAACCTTGAGCGGTGGCGAGGCGCAGCGCATTCGCCTGGCCTCGCAAATCGGCAGCGGCCTGACGGGCGTGATGTATGTGCTGGACGAGCCCAGCATCGGCCTGCACCAGCGCGACAACGACCGCCTGATCGCCACGCTCAAACACCTGCGCGACATTGGCAACAGCGTGATCGTGGTCGAGCACGACGAAGACATGATGCGCGCTGCCGACCATGTGATCGACATGGGCCCCGGCGCGGGCGTGCATGGCGGGCGTGTGATGGCGCAGGGCACCTACGACGAAGTGCGCAACAACGCGCAGTCGCTCACGGGCCAGTACCTGTCGGGCACACGCACCATTGCCGTGCCCACGCGCCGCACGCCGTGGCTGCCGGTGCTGGACCAGCCCGCGCCCGTGGTGGAGGCCAAAGCCAAATCACGCTTCCCGCAAACCGAGGCCAGCAAGCGCCGGGCCGAACGCATGGCCGAGCACCACGCGCGCCAGGGCGCCGTGCAGGCCCTGCGCGTGGTGGGCGCCACGGGCAACAACCTCAAGGGAGTGACGGTGGACTTCCCCGTGGGGCTGCTCACTTGCGTGACAGGGGTTTCTGGCTCGGGCAAGAGCACGCTGGTCAACGACACGCTGTATACCGCCGTGGCCCGCCAGCTGTACCGCGCGCACGAAGAACCAGCCGAACATGAAGAGATCGTGGGCATCGAGTATTTCGACAAGGTCATCAATGTGGACCAAAGCCCCATTGGCCGCACGCCGCGCAGCAACCCCGCCACCTACACCGGCCTGTTCACACCCATCCGCGAGCTGATGGCCGAGGTCAACACGGCCAAGGAACGCGGCTACGGCCCCGGGCGCTTCAGCTTCAATGTGTCGCAATCCGCGGGCGGTGGCCGCTGCGAGGCCTGCCAGGGCGACGGCGTGGTGAAGGTGGAGATGCACTTTCTGCCCGACGTGTACGTGCCCTGCGACATCTGCCATGGCCAGCGCTACAACCGCGAGACGCTGGAGGTGCTGTGGAAGGGCAAAAACATTGCGCAGATTCTGGAGCTGACGGTGGAAGACGCTGCGGCGTACTTCAAGGACGTGCCCACCATTGCGCGCAAGCTGCAGACGCTGCTGGATGTGGGCCTGTCCTACATCCGCCTGGGCCAGGCCGCCACCACGCTGTCGGGCGGCGAGGCCCAGCGCGTAAAGCTGGCGCAGGAACTGAGCAAACGTGACACCGGCCGCACGCTCTACATCCTGGACGAGCCCACCACCGGCCTGCACTTTGCCGACATCGACCTGCTGCTCAAGGTGCTGCACCAGCTGCGCGACGCGGGCAACACCATCGTCATCATCGAACACAACCTCGACGTCATCAAAACCGCCGACTGGCTCATCGACATGGGCCCCGAAGGCGGCGCGGGTGGCGGCACCGTGGTGGGGGTGGGCACGCCCGAGGAGTTGGCAGCCAACCCGGCCAGCCACACGGGGCGGTATCTGGCGCCCTACCTGCGAGCACAGTTTGACTAA
- a CDS encoding ATP-binding protein encodes MTESVLPTRQRLWPRSLLGRNLLLMAVLIVLGQLVAALLVRQMIFQPRVAQVADGVARNVVALRAGLRALPPAQRVAFVDAFNRQAGQATPPGPPEGAARRALLSPLERQFVQAVSRRLGAGDAETPTSQPPQPVWRRDSTGVLALRVVHEDAEGAQTYWLNLPSVFPTREFTGAWLAATLTSMLLALLGAWWLQRHIHQPLAQVVVAARQLAQGQAPAPLREDGPEEIATVGHSFNQMARSLATADHERALMLAGVSHDLRTPLTKLRLGVEIAGTQVDAPLAASMARSIEEMDAIVGQFLDFARSGEAEAPTTASLNDLAQAVAEAQADHGRVLALELRVLPTMSVRPQALRRALDNLVENAWRYGTPPVVLRTGSDAHQAWLEVSDSGPGIAATELDRMRQPFARGGGMARSGTPGAGLGLAIVDRVARAHGGRLELHSAPGQGLQARLVLPMKEK; translated from the coding sequence ATGACGGAATCTGTCCTCCCCACCCGCCAGCGACTTTGGCCGCGCAGCCTGCTGGGGCGCAACCTGCTGCTGATGGCGGTGCTCATCGTGCTGGGCCAGCTGGTGGCGGCCTTGCTGGTGCGACAGATGATCTTTCAGCCCCGCGTGGCGCAGGTGGCCGATGGCGTGGCGCGCAATGTGGTCGCACTGCGGGCGGGGCTGCGGGCACTGCCCCCGGCACAGCGCGTGGCGTTTGTCGATGCGTTCAACCGGCAGGCCGGACAAGCCACACCGCCCGGCCCGCCAGAGGGCGCGGCGCGGCGTGCGCTGCTGTCGCCCCTGGAGCGACAGTTTGTGCAGGCCGTGTCACGCCGCCTGGGTGCGGGCGATGCGGAGACACCCACCTCGCAGCCACCGCAACCTGTATGGCGCCGCGACAGCACCGGCGTGCTGGCCCTGCGCGTGGTGCATGAGGACGCAGAGGGGGCGCAGACCTATTGGCTTAACCTGCCCAGCGTGTTCCCCACCCGCGAGTTCACTGGCGCCTGGCTGGCCGCCACGCTGACCAGCATGCTGCTGGCGCTGCTGGGCGCTTGGTGGCTGCAGCGGCACATCCACCAACCACTGGCCCAGGTGGTGGTGGCGGCCCGGCAACTGGCACAAGGCCAGGCCCCCGCCCCGCTGCGAGAGGACGGCCCCGAAGAAATCGCCACCGTGGGCCACAGCTTCAACCAGATGGCACGGAGTCTGGCCACCGCCGACCACGAGCGTGCGCTGATGCTGGCGGGCGTGTCGCACGATTTGCGCACGCCATTGACCAAGCTGCGCCTGGGCGTGGAGATTGCCGGGACGCAGGTCGATGCGCCGCTGGCGGCCAGCATGGCGCGCAGCATCGAAGAGATGGACGCTATCGTTGGCCAGTTCCTGGACTTTGCGCGCAGCGGTGAGGCCGAGGCGCCCACCACCGCATCGCTCAACGACCTGGCACAGGCCGTGGCCGAGGCCCAGGCCGACCACGGCCGTGTGTTGGCGCTTGAACTGCGTGTTCTGCCCACCATGTCCGTGCGCCCGCAGGCGCTGCGCCGGGCGCTGGACAACCTGGTGGAAAACGCCTGGCGCTACGGCACGCCCCCGGTGGTACTGCGCACAGGGTCTGACGCCCACCAGGCATGGCTGGAGGTGTCAGACAGCGGCCCAGGCATCGCCGCCACAGAACTCGACCGCATGCGCCAACCGTTTGCACGCGGCGGCGGCATGGCGCGCAGCGGGACGCCGGGCGCAGGGCTGGGCCTTGCCATCGTGGACCGTGTCGCGCGTGCCCATGGCGGGCGGCTGGAGCTGCACAGCGCGCCCGGCCAGGGCCTGCAAGCAAGGCTGGTGTTGCCGATGAAAGAGAAATAG
- a CDS encoding MFS transporter, whose product MTALERRSSVSLALIFALRMLGLFLVLPVFALEARKYPGGDDPALVGLAMGIYGLTQAVLQLPLGMASDRFGRKRVIVFGLLVFAAGSLLAALADSLTGLLLGRALQGAGAVSAAVTALLADQTRDAVRTKAMALVGGSIGLMFALALVAAPVLVAHIGLAGLFGLTCALALAGVAVVLWWVPPETEQQQNTPRGRLAEVWAQPDLLRLNLGVFVLHTVQLSMWVAVPAMLVQAGLAKDHHWQVYLPAVVLSFAAMGGLFALERVGRLRAALLGAIALVLLVQMGLGLLAVSGMPATLWVLGPLLFVFFCGFNALEASQPSLVSRMAPAHVRGAALGSYNTLQSLGLFAGGALGGALVKWAGAPGLFAVTTVLTALWLVLTWPLRPVGRGEH is encoded by the coding sequence ATGACCGCTCTGGAGCGCCGCTCCAGCGTCAGCCTGGCTCTTATCTTCGCGCTGCGCATGCTCGGCCTGTTCTTGGTGCTGCCCGTGTTTGCGCTGGAAGCGCGCAAGTACCCCGGGGGCGACGATCCGGCACTGGTCGGCTTGGCGATGGGTATCTATGGCCTCACGCAGGCGGTGTTGCAATTGCCGTTGGGCATGGCCTCCGACCGTTTTGGGCGCAAACGCGTCATTGTTTTTGGCCTGTTGGTGTTTGCGGCAGGCAGTTTGCTGGCCGCGTTGGCCGATTCGCTCACCGGGCTGTTGCTGGGCCGTGCGTTGCAGGGGGCGGGCGCTGTGTCGGCGGCCGTGACGGCCCTGCTGGCCGACCAGACACGCGACGCTGTGCGCACCAAGGCCATGGCACTGGTAGGCGGGAGCATTGGCCTGATGTTTGCCCTGGCGCTGGTGGCGGCCCCTGTGCTGGTGGCCCACATCGGGCTGGCGGGGCTGTTTGGCCTGACCTGCGCGCTGGCGCTGGCTGGCGTAGCGGTCGTGCTTTGGTGGGTGCCGCCAGAAACCGAACAACAACAGAACACCCCCAGGGGGCGGCTTGCCGAGGTGTGGGCGCAGCCGGATCTGCTGCGCCTGAACCTGGGTGTGTTTGTTCTGCATACGGTACAGCTGTCGATGTGGGTGGCCGTGCCCGCCATGCTGGTACAGGCCGGCCTGGCCAAAGACCACCACTGGCAGGTGTACCTGCCGGCGGTGGTGTTGTCATTTGCGGCCATGGGGGGCTTGTTTGCGCTGGAGCGTGTCGGTCGCCTGCGTGCGGCCTTGCTCGGAGCCATTGCCCTGGTCCTGTTGGTGCAAATGGGCCTGGGCTTGCTGGCGGTCAGCGGCATGCCAGCCACCCTCTGGGTTCTGGGGCCCTTGCTGTTTGTCTTTTTTTGTGGGTTCAACGCGCTGGAGGCCAGCCAGCCCAGCCTGGTGTCGCGCATGGCGCCCGCCCATGTGCGCGGTGCCGCACTGGGCAGCTACAACACCTTGCAGTCGTTGGGCCTGTTTGCGGGCGGGGCCCTCGGCGGTGCCCTGGTGAAATGGGCTGGTGCCCCCGGTCTCTTTGCGGTCACCACGGTGCTCACCGCCCTGTGGCTGGTACTGACCTGGCCCTTGCGACCGGTGGGCCGCGGCGAGCACTGA
- the ssb gene encoding single-stranded DNA-binding protein — MASVNKVIIVGNLGRDPEMRTFPSGDQVANVTIATTDKWKDKQSGEMKEATEWHRVVFNGRLAEIAGQYLRKGSQVYVEGSLRTRKWTDQSGVEKYSTEIRADQMQMLGSRQGMGGGGQGGGQQGGGYDDGGGYGGGDQGGYDQAPRRAAAPQARPPAPPQRPAPAPVAQAPRAASGFDDMDDDIPF; from the coding sequence ATGGCATCCGTAAACAAAGTCATCATCGTCGGCAATCTGGGCCGCGACCCTGAAATGCGCACTTTCCCCAGTGGCGATCAGGTGGCCAACGTGACGATTGCCACCACCGACAAGTGGAAAGACAAGCAGTCCGGCGAAATGAAGGAAGCCACCGAGTGGCACCGGGTGGTGTTCAACGGCCGTTTGGCTGAAATTGCAGGCCAGTATTTGCGCAAGGGCTCGCAGGTGTATGTCGAAGGCAGCCTGCGCACCCGCAAGTGGACCGACCAGTCCGGCGTGGAAAAGTACAGCACCGAGATCCGTGCCGACCAGATGCAGATGCTGGGCAGCCGCCAGGGCATGGGCGGTGGCGGACAAGGCGGTGGCCAGCAAGGCGGCGGCTACGACGATGGTGGCGGTTATGGCGGCGGCGACCAAGGCGGCTACGACCAGGCCCCTCGCCGCGCAGCCGCCCCCCAGGCGCGCCCCCCGGCACCGCCGCAGCGCCCTGCACCAGCCCCCGTGGCCCAGGCGCCCCGCGCTGCGTCGGGGTTCGACGACATGGACGACGACATTCCGTTCTGA
- a CDS encoding alpha/beta hydrolase, with product MFLRHILSLTAMALLAVAAPSADAQTAPPNGAGRLRALIAQKQATTAPAALPAGVQRIADVPYGSDPAQRMDVYVPTSPTTGTPSLVASAVRAPVIFMVHGGGWRMGDKTMGRVVQEKVARWVPRGFVLISVNYRMLPDAPVAQQERDVQAALMAAQQRAGTWGGDASRFILMGHSAGAHLVALLNARAPQALREGAWPWLGTVSLDSAVMNVPTVMRAPHMPLYDDAFGSDPAYWVALSPYHQWTVGAPPMQMVCSTERADHPCLQADSMARHVRNQGGRAEVLPQDLTHGEINAQLGLDSDYTLAVEAFMRSLDAEVARRLP from the coding sequence ATGTTCTTGCGCCACATCCTTTCCCTCACCGCCATGGCCCTATTGGCCGTGGCAGCCCCCAGCGCAGATGCCCAAACTGCCCCTCCGAACGGTGCGGGTCGCCTGCGCGCCCTCATTGCCCAGAAGCAGGCCACGACCGCTCCCGCAGCCCTGCCCGCAGGTGTGCAGCGCATCGCCGATGTGCCCTATGGCAGCGACCCGGCGCAGCGCATGGACGTGTATGTGCCCACCAGCCCCACCACCGGCACCCCCAGCCTGGTGGCCAGCGCCGTGCGCGCACCGGTCATCTTCATGGTGCATGGCGGTGGCTGGCGGATGGGTGACAAGACCATGGGCCGTGTGGTGCAGGAGAAGGTGGCGCGCTGGGTGCCCAGGGGTTTTGTGCTGATCTCGGTGAACTACCGCATGCTGCCGGACGCCCCCGTGGCCCAGCAGGAGCGCGACGTGCAGGCGGCGCTGATGGCCGCGCAGCAGCGCGCGGGCACCTGGGGCGGCGACGCCAGCCGCTTCATCCTCATGGGCCATTCGGCCGGCGCCCACCTGGTGGCGCTGCTCAATGCCCGCGCCCCGCAGGCCCTGCGTGAGGGCGCCTGGCCCTGGCTGGGCACGGTCTCGCTCGACAGTGCGGTGATGAACGTGCCCACCGTCATGCGTGCGCCGCACATGCCGCTGTACGACGACGCCTTTGGCTCCGACCCCGCCTACTGGGTGGCTTTGTCGCCCTATCACCAGTGGACAGTGGGCGCACCCCCGATGCAGATGGTGTGCTCCACCGAGCGGGCCGACCACCCTTGCCTGCAGGCCGACAGCATGGCGCGCCATGTACGCAACCAGGGGGGCCGTGCCGAGGTATTGCCCCAGGACCTGACCCACGGCGAAATCAACGCCCAGCTGGGCCTGGACAGCGACTACACCCTGGCGGTGGAAGCCTTCATGCGCTCGCTGGACGCCGAGGTGGCGCGGCGGTTGCCGTGA